TCGGCCTCCACCATGGAGGCAGACCTGCGGGGCCTGGACGGCGACAAGACCGCCAAGGCCCGCCGTGTCGGCGAGCTGCTCGGCGAGCGCGCCAAGGCCGCCGGTGTCACCGCTGTGGTCTTCGACCGCGGTGGCAACAGGTACCACGGTCGTGTCGCCGCAATTGCGGACGGCGCCCGTGAGGCCGGGCTGGTCCTCTAGCCCATGCGCACGCTGACCTTTACGAAGCGAGAGAGAAGGAACGTCTGATGGCTGGACCTCAGCGTCGCGGGCCCGGGGGTAACACCAACTCCGGCGGGCCGACCAGCGGCGGCGAGAACAGCGGCGGCGGCGGTCGCCGGGGCGGCCGTGACCGCGACAACCGTGGTGGTCGTGACGGCGGCCAGGACAAGAACCAGTTCGTCGAGCGCGTCGTCGCGATCAACCGGGTTGCCAAGGTCGTGAAGGGTGGTCGTCGCTTCAGCTTCACCGCCCTGGTGGTCGTCGGTGACGGCGACGGCACGGTCGGCGTCGGTTACGGCAAGGCCAAGGAAGTACCCGCCGCGATCGCGAAGGGCGTTGAAGAGGCGAAGAAGGCCTTCTTCAAGGTTCCGCGTATCCAGGGCACGATTCCTCACCGGATCCAGGGTGAGGAAGCGGCCGGCGTCGTGCTGCTCATGCCGGCTTCGCCCGGTACCGGTGTTATCGCCGGTGGTCCGGTGCGCGCCGTGCTGGAGTGCGCCGGTATTCACGACGTGCTGAGCAAGTCGCTCGGCTCGGACAACGCGAT
The Kineosporia sp. NBRC 101731 genome window above contains:
- the rplR gene encoding 50S ribosomal protein L18; protein product: MAIGVKRSGGGSVRNKQASRTRRHLRVRKQLRGSTERPRLVVNRSARHVFVQVVDDTQGKTLASASTMEADLRGLDGDKTAKARRVGELLGERAKAAGVTAVVFDRGGNRYHGRVAAIADGAREAGLVL
- the rpsE gene encoding 30S ribosomal protein S5, which produces MAGPQRRGPGGNTNSGGPTSGGENSGGGGRRGGRDRDNRGGRDGGQDKNQFVERVVAINRVAKVVKGGRRFSFTALVVVGDGDGTVGVGYGKAKEVPAAIAKGVEEAKKAFFKVPRIQGTIPHRIQGEEAAGVVLLMPASPGTGVIAGGPVRAVLECAGIHDVLSKSLGSDNAINVVHATVAALRGLERPEEVAARRGLPLEDVAPVAMLRARAAGVAG